Part of the Methylophaga nitratireducenticrescens genome is shown below.
CTCACCTTCTGTCGGTTGAAAAGCCGAACCGTTGGCATCCTGACCACCTGGAGGAGATTCAAATGACTCCGAATAACTTATATAGGGCGCAAGACCATTATCAAACAGATAAACCAAGCCCACCCGACCTGTAAAAGCATCATCGTTATAATCTTCGGTAGTTATGTTTGTTAATTTATTTTTTGAATCTGACTCAATTTTATCGTACCGACCTCCGAGCATAACCACCCATTTATCAGCAATCTTGATGTGTTCCTGGGCATAAAGACCCAGTTGCTTGCTGTCCTGTTTACCATGGCCTGCTGGAGTATTGTTGAGCGTAACAACTGAACCGTAGACCGGATTAAAAAGATTTAGGTCAGCTACGCTGCCGCCGTATTGCACCCGCTCGAAGGACTGTTCTGTATAATCCAGCCCCACCAGTGAGGTATGTTGGCTAGCACCCAGATCCCACTTAATTTCCAATTGGTTATCAATGCTCCAGGAGCGGTTCTCATCAGCGCGAGCTGTTGCGCCGCGGGAAACCAATTGTTGACTGGCATCCACAGCACCAGCGCCAACATAGTTCCAGTCCGTCTTCCCATCAAAGTGGAGAAAGTTCTGACGAAAAGTCATCTGGTCATTAATATCATGCCTTAGCAAGTAACCGAGCGTGTGGTTTTGCACGTCATATTTGTCGAAGTCAGGTTCACCAATAAAGCGGTCGCGGTCGATATCGCCATTGATATTATCCAGCACAGTTCCTTCCGCCGGCAGGCCATAGACAAAGCCAGTTTCATTATTTTGATAGTTGGCAAGTAACGTCAGGCTGGTATCGTCATTAGGTTCCCAGCGCACCGATCCCTGCACAAATTCACGATCATCGGGAACATAGTCAGTCATGGTATCGCTACGTCTGACAAGTCCTGTCATCCGATATGAGAGGCCGCCATCTTCGGTTAATGCCCCGGCAAAGTCCCCTGCCAACTGCTTACGATCAAAACTTCCCGCCTGCACTTTTAACTCACGCAAGGGCTCTGTCTGGGGTTGTTTGGTCACCATATTTACAATGCCCCCCGGCGCAGCATTTCCATATAACACTGATGCCGGGCCTTTTAGAATTTCTATTCTTTCCATCGCATAGGGTTCAGAAACGCCGCTGAAGGTATTTCGTGAAAGCTTAGCTCCATTCAAATACATTGGGGCAGAGCCGGTTACGTTAAAGCCACGAATAATCATCCCATCACTGCTTGTATTATCACCGCCCATAGGCACCACGCCAGGTGTATATTTCATTACCTGATGCAATGACTCGGCATTTTGAATGGTAATCTGATCCGCTGTCACAATCGACACTGACTGTGGCGTTTCAATTAATGGAATATCAGCTTTAGTAGCGGTAATACTTTGCTTTGCCACATAACCGCTTACAGGTCCTAACCCCGCCTCAGAATAGGCTGCAGCCGAAACATTCACTCTGGGCAGTACAACTTCATCAGAAGTTTTTTCTGCCGCTTCAACCCGATAGCTGTTCTGATTAAGTACGATGATTTGCAAAGATTTACCGGCCAGTAATTTATTCAGCCCCTGTTCGACAGAGTACTGGCCTGAGAGCGTTTCTGTTTGCTGACCCCGGACTAAGTCTGGATTAAAAGACAGGGTAATATCAGCCTGGCTGGCAAACTGGTTCAGTGACTGTGCCAGTGGACCGGCTGGAATTTGAAACGTTTGCTGTTGGGAAACAGTGGCTTCAGCGGCGAGTAATGTGGTTAAGGGTAAAGCTGCGGTTACAACAACCGTAGCGATAAGTGCTGCTTTTATTGACTGATTGAGCAGTGTCGGCTTTTTTAAGGCTTTCGCCTGTATGGGTTGAGCAGAGTTCATGGAGCTTCCTTTTCAGCGTAAATGGTGGAAATGAGATTCATTTACTACTGATGCCGAAGCAGCTGAAAAAAAGGTTCATTTATTTTTCGTCACAGTTACCCAATATGGACTGCGATATACCACGCTGACCGGAAAGCTGTGAGCAATGTTGCTGAGAGCAATATCGGTATCACTGAGTTGAAAAA
Proteins encoded:
- a CDS encoding TonB-dependent siderophore receptor, translated to MNSAQPIQAKALKKPTLLNQSIKAALIATVVVTAALPLTTLLAAEATVSQQQTFQIPAGPLAQSLNQFASQADITLSFNPDLVRGQQTETLSGQYSVEQGLNKLLAGKSLQIIVLNQNSYRVEAAEKTSDEVVLPRVNVSAAAYSEAGLGPVSGYVAKQSITATKADIPLIETPQSVSIVTADQITIQNAESLHQVMKYTPGVVPMGGDNTSSDGMIIRGFNVTGSAPMYLNGAKLSRNTFSGVSEPYAMERIEILKGPASVLYGNAAPGGIVNMVTKQPQTEPLRELKVQAGSFDRKQLAGDFAGALTEDGGLSYRMTGLVRRSDTMTDYVPDDREFVQGSVRWEPNDDTSLTLLANYQNNETGFVYGLPAEGTVLDNINGDIDRDRFIGEPDFDKYDVQNHTLGYLLRHDINDQMTFRQNFLHFDGKTDWNYVGAGAVDASQQLVSRGATARADENRSWSIDNQLEIKWDLGASQHTSLVGLDYTEQSFERVQYGGSVADLNLFNPVYGSVVTLNNTPAGHGKQDSKQLGLYAQEHIKIADKWVVMLGGRYDKIESDSKNKLTNITTEDYNDDAFTGRVGLVYLFDNGLAPYISYSESFESPPGGQDANGSAFQPTEGEQYEIGLRYQPEGQALSITASVYKLTQKNVTTTDLDNTAFSIQEGEVESKGFELEARANLTNNLNLIASYGYIDNAVTESNSGTEGNRFGAVPRHMASLWADYKFRETVPGLGLGAGARYYGRSYNLANTYEAPGFTVVDAVVNYSLTPEWSLALNINNVFDKEYATCSYACFYGVERSAVVTATYNW